The genomic stretch CATTCTCGTCGCGGAAGGCATCCATCAGCGTCACGCCGAAGCCGTGGCGCTTGCCGGCCTGCATCAGATAGGCCGGCCCGCCCTCGCGGTTGCGGCCGAAATGGAAATCGAAGCCGGTGACGACCTCGCTCGCCGCCAGCCAGTCGAGCAGCACCGTGGTGACGAATTCTTCCGGCGAGCGCTGCGAAAAGGTTCGGTCGAAGGGATATTCGATGACCGCGTGATAGCCCATCGCCTCAAGCAGGCGCGCCTTCATCGGCGCCGGCGTCAGCCTGAAGACCGGCGCCTTGGGGTTGAACACCGTGCGCGGATGCGGTTCGAAGGTCAGCACCAGCGCCGGCACGCCCCGCTCCTCGGCAAGCGAGAGCGCGCGCCCCAGCACGCTTTGATGACCGCGATGCACGCCGTCGAAATTGCCGATGGCCACCACCCCGCCCTTCAGTGCGGACGGCAGGGGTTCGCGAAACTCGTTGCGGTGAAATACGGTCATGTTCAGCTTCCAGATGAATGCGGCCGACCTCAGGCGAGATCGGGCATCCAGTATTTCGGCTCTGCGTTCCGCTCCGTCAAGAACCGATTGAGCGACGCTTCGTCAACCTTTCCATCGACCGTGTAGTCGCCGGCGTGAATGCCCTCGGCGATGAACAGGAGGTCGAGACCGTAGTCGAGCGCGCCCTTCACATCCGTCGGCATGCCGTCGCCGATGGCAAGGACGCGGGTCTTGTCGACTTCGCCGACCAGCGAACGGGCCGTCGCCATCGCCGCCTCGTAGATCGGCGTGTGCGGCTTGCCGGCAATGCGGGTCTCGCCACCGAGCTCTTCATAAAGGGCGGCAAGCGCGCCGGCGCAGGGGATCAGCCGGTCGCCGCGGGTGACGACAAGGTCCGGGTTGGCGCAGATCAGCGGCGCGGCGCGCTGCTGAAAGCCGACGAGCATGGCGCGGTAGTCTTCCGGGGTCTCGGTCTCGTCGTCGAAGAAGCCGGTGCAGAGAATGCCCTCGGCCTCCCCTTCGCCCACCAGTTCCGCGCCGGTTCCGTCGATCAGGCCGGTGTCGCGCTTCGGGCCGAGATGGAAGAGTTTGCGCGGCCCTTCGGCGACAAGCGTCTTCGTCACGTCGCCGGAGGTGACGATCGCGTCATAGCTTTCCTCATAGACTTCAAGGACCGCCAGTTGCTTGACGACGGCGGGGGAAAGCCGGGGCGAATTGGTGAGCAGGATCACTGTCTTGCCGGCGGCGCGTGCATCCTTCAGCGCCTGCCGGGCCGCCGGAAAGGCCGCAACCCCGTTGTGGAGCACGCCCCAGACGTCGCAGAGCACGATGTCGTAATCGGCATAGAGCGCGCTGAGGGCGGGGATCGAACGGGGCATGGCGTGTCCTTTTGGCTTCGGGAGGGCGCTACGGGCGGGTTTTGAGGCCCTAATGGTCATAACCAGCTGCCAATGGCAAGCCCCGCAAGCCCCGCGCCCAAGAGAAGCGGCACGACGCCGATGCGGAACGCGAAGAGCGCAATGGCGGCGAGAAGGCTCAACAGCAGCGACCAGACATGCAGGCTCGACCACACCGGCCAGACCGGACCGGCATCAACGAGGGGCGGCAGCGCGAAGAGTTCGACGCGTCCGACGTGATCGAACATCACATGCAGCGCGAACCAGAACGACAGGTTGGCGATGACCCCGACGATCGCCGCGCCGATGCCGGCCATCGCACCCGAAAGCGCCGGGTTCTTTCTCAGATCCTCGATGAACGGCGCGCCGGCGAAGATGAAGACGAAGCTCGGCACGAAGATCGCCCATGCCGTGAGGAAAGCGCCGATCATGCCCGAGATGAGGGGCGCGGCAAAGACCGGCGCGGCATAGGCGCCGAGAAAGCCGACGAAACAGAGCACGAGAACCAGCGGCCCCGGCGTGGTCTCCGCCAGCGCCAGCCCGTCGAGCATTTCGGCGGGCGTCAGCCAGTGATAGGTCGTCACCGCCTCCTGCGCCACATAGGAGAGCACGGCATAGGCCCCGCCGAAGGAAAACAGCGCCACCTTGACGAAGAAGCCGAAAATGTCACTGAGCGTCCCGGCTCCGCCGAGGAGGGCCAGAATACCGAGAGGCAGCAGCCAGACGAATGTCCATACGGCAATCGTGGCGATCGCGCGCAGGCCCTTCTTCTGCCGCGCCGGTGCGGGCTCTTCGTCTTCCGCGCCCGGATCGGCACTGCCGCGCATGAGAAAATAGCCGCCAAAGCCGGCGGCAAGCACGACGAGCGGAAAGGCAACCCCGAAAACGAACAACGCCACGAAGGCAATGACGGCGAAAGCAACCGAAACCGGGCCCTTCAGCGATTTCCGGCCCATGCGCCAGAGCGCCTGGATGACGATGGCAAGAACCGCCGCCTTCAGCCCGGTGAATACCGCCTCGAGCCAGGTCGTATCGGCAAGGGCGGCGTAGAAAGCGGCAAGCCCGATAATGACCACAAGGCCCGGCAGGACGAACAGGAGGCCCGCCGCCACCCCGCCGCGCGCGCCGTGGAGCAGCCAGCCGATATAGGTGGCAAGCTGCTGCGCCTCCGGGCCGGGCAGCAACATGCAATAATTCAGCGCGTGCAGGTAGCGGTCTTCCTTCAGCCAGCGCTTTTCCTCGACCACGATCCGGTGCATCAGCGCGATCTGGCCGGCCGGACCGCCAAAGGACAGGCAGCCGATGCGGGCAAACACCGCGACCAGTTCGGAAAAGCTCGGTTTTTTATCCTGAACGGCGTTCTCCGTCACAATCTCCTCGCATTCCGGGCGGAAATCATCGGCCAAGGGTTATCGGCCGGAGATAAAACCTGTATGAAAGCCCCATTCAGGCCGCGCGCGCCTCTCCCGGCAAACGAAAAAAATCTTTTCGCCGATTTCTTGACACGCCGCACCCCACCTCCTAAATCTCCGTCATTAGCACTCACCCAGTGAGAGTGCTAACACTTATCCAGGTGGCCGCGTCAAGCGGCTGCGAATGTCATTTGATCGAGGGTACAGACAATGGCAAGCATTTCTTTCCGCCCCCTGCACGACCGCGTCGTCGTACGTCGCGTTGAGTCCGAGGAAAAGACCAAGGGTGGCATCATCATCCCCGACACCGCCAAGGAAAAGCCGCAGGAAGGCGAAATCGTCGCCGTCGGTTCCGGCGCTCGTGACGACAGCGGCAATGTTGTCGCGCTCGACGTCAAGGTCGGCGACCGGGTTCTGTTCGGCAAGTGGTCGGGCACCGAAGTCAAGCTCGACGGCGAAGACCTTCTGATCATGAAGGAAGCCGACATCATGGGCATCGTCGCTTAATCAAGCGCATCTGTCCACGATTCACCATTCCATCCAGCCGGGCACTTGCCCATAAGGTTTTGATAAACCAGGAGTTTTCAAATGGCTGCTAAAGAAATCAAATTCGGCCGCTCTGCGCGCGAAAAGATGATGCACGGTGTTGACGTGCTCGCTGACGCTGTGAAGGTCACACTCGGCCCCAAGGGTCGTAATGTTGTTATCGAAAAGTCCTTCGGCGCTCCGCGCATCACCAAAGATGGTGTTTCGGTTGCCAAGGAAATCGAACTGGAAGACAAGTTCGAAAACATGGGCGCCCAGATGGTCCGCGAAGTTGCTTCGAAGACCAACGACATCGCCGGTGACGGCACCACCACGGCAACCGTTCTCGCTTCCTCGATCATCCGCGAAGGCAACAAGGCTGTTGCTGCCGGGATGAACCCGATGGATCTGAAGCGCGGCATCGACATGGCCGTCCACGAAGTCGTCAAGGACCTGCAGGCCAAGGCAAAGAAGATCAACACCTCTGAGGAAGTTGCTCAGGTTGGCACGATCTCCGCCAATGGCGAAAAGCAGATCGGCGAAGACATTGCCGCTGCCATGCAGAAGGTCGGCAATGAAGGCGTCATCACGGTTGAAGAAGCCAAGACCGCCGAAACCGAACTCGAAGTCGTTGAAGGCATGCAGTTCGACCGCGGCTACCTGTCGCCCTACTTCGTGACCAACTCCGAGAAGATGATCACCGAGCTGGAAGACTGCTACATCCTGCTGCACGAAAAGAAGCTCTCCAACCTTCAGGCTCTCCTGCCGGTTCTGGAAGCTGTCGTTCAGTCCAACAAGCCGCTCCTGATCATTGCTGAAGACGTTGAAGGCGAAGCGCTTGCGACCCTCGTCGTCAACAAGCTGCGCGGTGGCCTGAAGATTGCTGCCGTCAAGGCGCCTGGCTTCGGCGATCGCCGCAAGGCCATGCTGGAAGACCTCGCCATCCTGACAGGCGGCACGGTGATTTCCGAAGACATCGGCATCAAGCTCGAAAATGTTACACTCGACATGCTCGGCACGGCCAAGAAGGTCTCGATCACCAAGGAAAACACCACGGTTGTCGACGGCGCCGGCCAGAAGGCCGACATCGAAGCCCGTGTTGCCCAGATCAAGGCCCAGATCGAAGAAACCACGTCCGACTACGACCGCGAAAAGCTGCAGGAACGTCTTGCCAAGCTCGCTGGCGGCGTTGCCGTGATCCGCGTCGGCGGCTCCACGGAAGTCGAAGTGAAGGAAAAGAAGGACCGCATCGACGACGCTCTGAACGCGACGCGCGCTGCTGTTCAGGAAGGCATCGTGCCCGGTGGCGGCGTTGCTCTTCTGCGCTCCTCCACGAAGATCACCTCCAAGGGTGAGAACGACGACCAGGAATCCGGCATCAACATCGTTCGCCGTGCGCTTCAGTCGCTGGTTCGTCAGATCGCGACCAACGCAGGTGACGAAGCCTCGATCGTTGTCGGCAAGATCCTCGACAAGAATGACGACAACTATGGCTACAACGCCCAGACCGGCGAATATGGCGACATGATCGCCATGGGCATCGTCGACCCGGTCAAGGTTGTCCGCACGGCTCTGCAGAACGCGGCTTCGGTAGCCTCGCTGCTGATCACCACGGAGGCCATGATCGCCGAAGCGCCGAAGAAGGAATCGGCCGGCGGCGGCATGCCCGACATGGGCGGCATGGGTGGAATGGGCGGCATGGGCGGCATGATGTAATCAGGCGAAAGCCTGATTGCAGAATAGCACGCCCATGATCCCAAGGGGTTTGGCGCGGCAAGCGCGCCAAACTGGCGGCATGATGTAATCAGGCGAAAGCCTGATTGCAGAATAGCACGCCCATGATCCCAAGGGGTTTGGCGCGGCAAGCGCGCCAAACTGGCGGCATGATCAAATCAGGCGAAAGCCTGGTTGCCGAGCGCCCAGCTCGACCAGTCGAAATTTGGAGAAGGCGCCTTTCGGGGCGCCTTTTTTGTGTGTCCGGCTTGCGCCGTCGCCACGCAAGCGGAATGCGACTGACGTGCCGCATGCACCAAAAAGATGAACAAAAGTTAATTTATAAATTGCGCATTTTACCGATGCCTGATGAAATCGGGACGCTTCAACCGGAGCGGCGAACAGGCGTGGCGGGACATAGGTGCATGTCTTCAATGAACGGCATGTCACCGGACGCCCCGGTGCGTCCACGTCTCACATTCATGCAGGGCCAATCGATCAATGAAAGCATTTCTTCCGGCGCTTCTCGCAACCACCACAGCCACCGCCGCGCTTGCCGCAGACCCGATGGCAACGCCGATCCCGGCTTCGCCCGCGACCTACGACTGGTCGGGCGCCTATCTCGGGGCGGAGGGCGGTTATGGATGGCTTGCCGGCGAAGTGCCGAACGACCTCTTCACCGGCACCAGGACTGAAAGCGCCGATGGCGGCGCGGCCGCCGTCTTCGCCGGCTACAGCCATCAGCTCAATAACAACGTCGTCGTCGGCATCAATGGCGAATTCGGCTACAACTGGAATGACAATTCCTACACCGTCGTTTCGCCCTACCCGTTTCTCAACGGCCAGAGCGTCACCTTCGGTACAGAGTGGCGGGCGAGCGTCGAGGGCAGCGTCGGCTATGCCTTCGACCGCCTTCTGGTCTTTGCCTCCGGCGGCTGGACCGCAACCAGGCTTGAGGGCTCCTTCTCGCTGACCGGCAGGAGCTATGACGAGGTCATGAACGGATGGACGCTCGGCGCGGGCATCGACTATGCGATCAGCGAAAACGTGTTCGCCCGGCTGAAGGCGAGCTACAGCGACTACGGCTCCACCGACATCATCACCCAGGCAACGGGTATTCCGGGCCTGCCCGACAGCAAGCTGAGCCAGGCAAGCCTGATGGCCGGCATCGGCTTCAAGTTCTGAGGTCGCGGCCTTCGAAAGATCCTCGGACGCGAAAAGGGCGGCCGCGCCGCCCTCTCCGTAGTCATGGTTCGCCGATGCGCGATCACGCCGCCTTGGCATGTGCGTTGAGCGATTTCTCGGCAAGCTTGGAAAGTTCGAGATCCGCCGTCGATTCCTGTTCGAAGGTCTCCTCCAGAAGCTTGACAACGTCCTTCTTGTCGAGCTGCTTCGCCCAGGCGATCAGCGTGCCGTAGCGGGCCATCTCGTAATGCTCCACGGCCTGCGCGGCGGAGATGAGGCCGGCATCGAGAGCGGGCGTATCCTTGAAGTCCTCGATGATCTCCTCACCCTCCTCGATAATGCCCTGGATCGCCTCGCAGGTCTTGCCGCGGGCCGGCTTGCCGAGCAGTTCGAAAACCTGCTGCAGGCGCTCGATCTGGCCTTCGGTCTCTTCCCGGTGGTTTTTGAAGGCTTCCTTGAGATCGTCGGATTGCGCGGCGCGCGCCATTTTCGGCAGCGCCTTCACGATCTGGCGTTCGGCGAAATAGATGTCCTTGAGCGTGTCGAGAAACAGGTCGTCCAGTGTCTTGGTCATGTTCAGATCTCCTCGTGTTGAAAGCGTGTTTGCTCTTGTGACGAAGAAACGCCGTCCTTGACGAAACGGTTCCTGACAAAACCGCGCCGCAGGCAACAAAAAAGCGCGACCGCCGGGACCGCGCTTCTTCTCAAGCATAGCGATGCTGTGTCTCGCCTCAGGCTTCGGCGGGAACCGTGAAGCCCTTGACGCTGGCCGGGCGGTCCGAGCAGCGCTCCACCCAGGCGGAAACAGACTTGAAATCGGCAAGGCCCAGTACATCCGCGGCATCGTAGCCGACCGACAGGCCGCGCACCCAGGGAAAGATCGCGATATCGGCGATCGAATAGGCCGAATAATCCTCGCCCATGATGAACTTGCGGTCACGCAGGCGCCCTTCCAGAACGCCGAGCAACCGGCGGACTTCCTTCTTGTAGCGCTCGACCGGATAGGGATTGTTGGCGACCTTGTCGGCGGCATATTTGTAGAAGTGGCCGAACTGGCCGAACATCGGCCCGACGCCGCCCATCTGGAACATCACCCACTGGATCGCCTCGTAGCGGCCGATCGGATCATTGGGGATGAGCTTGCCGGCCTTCTCGGCGAGGTAAAGCAGGATCGCGCCGGACTCGAACAGGCCGACCGGAAGGTCGTCAGGACCGTGGGGGTCGATGATCGCCGGGATCTTATTGTTGGGGTTCAGCGACAGGAACTCCGGCGACATCTGGTCGTCCGTGCCGAAGGACACGCGATGCGCCTCATAGGGCAGCTCAAGCTCCTCAAGCGCGATCGAAACCTTCACGCCGTTGGGAGTGGGAAGAGAGTAGAGCTGGATGACTTCCGGGTCTTTCGGCGGCCATTTCTGGGTGATCGGAAAATCGGACAAGCGTGACATGGACGCTCCTGAAAAATGTTTTGCGGATAGGTGCGAGATGTGCAGTGCGGATCGAAATCGCAAGACCATGCTTGTCATTAAAATGGCAAAAAAGTGTCGTCCGGACCAAAAAATGACGATTTCAGCCAATCGTCACCAAATAGGGATGGACGATACACGGCTTCGCCAACAGCGGCTTGCGCTGCCTCTTATCCGCGCATCGCCGCCAGGATTTCGTCGATCGCCGGGTCGCCTTCATGCGAGGTCTTTTTCGCGCGCACGAAACAGGCCTCCGATTTCAGGATCACGCCGTCGGTCAGAATTTTCAGGTGGTTGGCCGCAAGCGTCGAGCCGGTGGAGGTGATATCGACGATGATGTCGGCCTGGCCGGCCATGGGCGCGCCTTCCGTCGCCCCGAGGCTTTCGACGATGCGATAGAGCTGGATGCCGTGCTTGGCGGTGAAGAACTGCTGCGTCAGCCGCCAGAATTTCGTCGCGATCGCCAGACGGCGGCCGTGACGGCTGCGGAATTCCGAGGCGACATCGTTCAG from Martelella sp. AD-3 encodes the following:
- a CDS encoding ferritin-like domain-containing protein, whose translation is MNMTKTLDDLFLDTLKDIYFAERQIVKALPKMARAAQSDDLKEAFKNHREETEGQIERLQQVFELLGKPARGKTCEAIQGIIEEGEEIIEDFKDTPALDAGLISAAQAVEHYEMARYGTLIAWAKQLDKKDVVKLLEETFEQESTADLELSKLAEKSLNAHAKAA
- a CDS encoding bifunctional riboflavin kinase/FAD synthetase produces the protein MTVFHRNEFREPLPSALKGGVVAIGNFDGVHRGHQSVLGRALSLAEERGVPALVLTFEPHPRTVFNPKAPVFRLTPAPMKARLLEAMGYHAVIEYPFDRTFSQRSPEEFVTTVLLDWLAASEVVTGFDFHFGRNREGGPAYLMQAGKRHGFGVTLMDAFRDENAEVVSSSRVRDLLTRGEVVEASGLLGYRYTVTGEVIHGEKLGRTLGFPTANMAFDPDAKLRPGIYAVRYRRPDGTLHDGVASFGRRPTVVEDGRPLLETYIFDFKGDLYGETGSVSLFGRLRDELKFNGLEALVAQMHRDADQAKALLSAVQPFSALDAKIAF
- the groL gene encoding chaperonin GroEL (60 kDa chaperone family; promotes refolding of misfolded polypeptides especially under stressful conditions; forms two stacked rings of heptamers to form a barrel-shaped 14mer; ends can be capped by GroES; misfolded proteins enter the barrel where they are refolded when GroES binds), translated to MAAKEIKFGRSAREKMMHGVDVLADAVKVTLGPKGRNVVIEKSFGAPRITKDGVSVAKEIELEDKFENMGAQMVREVASKTNDIAGDGTTTATVLASSIIREGNKAVAAGMNPMDLKRGIDMAVHEVVKDLQAKAKKINTSEEVAQVGTISANGEKQIGEDIAAAMQKVGNEGVITVEEAKTAETELEVVEGMQFDRGYLSPYFVTNSEKMITELEDCYILLHEKKLSNLQALLPVLEAVVQSNKPLLIIAEDVEGEALATLVVNKLRGGLKIAAVKAPGFGDRRKAMLEDLAILTGGTVISEDIGIKLENVTLDMLGTAKKVSITKENTTVVDGAGQKADIEARVAQIKAQIEETTSDYDREKLQERLAKLAGGVAVIRVGGSTEVEVKEKKDRIDDALNATRAAVQEGIVPGGGVALLRSSTKITSKGENDDQESGINIVRRALQSLVRQIATNAGDEASIVVGKILDKNDDNYGYNAQTGEYGDMIAMGIVDPVKVVRTALQNAASVASLLITTEAMIAEAPKKESAGGGMPDMGGMGGMGGMGGMM
- a CDS encoding TIGR01459 family HAD-type hydrolase; amino-acid sequence: MPRSIPALSALYADYDIVLCDVWGVLHNGVAAFPAARQALKDARAAGKTVILLTNSPRLSPAVVKQLAVLEVYEESYDAIVTSGDVTKTLVAEGPRKLFHLGPKRDTGLIDGTGAELVGEGEAEGILCTGFFDDETETPEDYRAMLVGFQQRAAPLICANPDLVVTRGDRLIPCAGALAALYEELGGETRIAGKPHTPIYEAAMATARSLVGEVDKTRVLAIGDGMPTDVKGALDYGLDLLFIAEGIHAGDYTVDGKVDEASLNRFLTERNAEPKYWMPDLA
- the groES gene encoding co-chaperone GroES codes for the protein MASISFRPLHDRVVVRRVESEEKTKGGIIIPDTAKEKPQEGEIVAVGSGARDDSGNVVALDVKVGDRVLFGKWSGTEVKLDGEDLLIMKEADIMGIVA
- a CDS encoding outer membrane protein encodes the protein MKAFLPALLATTTATAALAADPMATPIPASPATYDWSGAYLGAEGGYGWLAGEVPNDLFTGTRTESADGGAAAVFAGYSHQLNNNVVVGINGEFGYNWNDNSYTVVSPYPFLNGQSVTFGTEWRASVEGSVGYAFDRLLVFASGGWTATRLEGSFSLTGRSYDEVMNGWTLGAGIDYAISENVFARLKASYSDYGSTDIITQATGIPGLPDSKLSQASLMAGIGFKF
- the chrA gene encoding chromate efflux transporter is translated as MADDFRPECEEIVTENAVQDKKPSFSELVAVFARIGCLSFGGPAGQIALMHRIVVEEKRWLKEDRYLHALNYCMLLPGPEAQQLATYIGWLLHGARGGVAAGLLFVLPGLVVIIGLAAFYAALADTTWLEAVFTGLKAAVLAIVIQALWRMGRKSLKGPVSVAFAVIAFVALFVFGVAFPLVVLAAGFGGYFLMRGSADPGAEDEEPAPARQKKGLRAIATIAVWTFVWLLPLGILALLGGAGTLSDIFGFFVKVALFSFGGAYAVLSYVAQEAVTTYHWLTPAEMLDGLALAETTPGPLVLVLCFVGFLGAYAAPVFAAPLISGMIGAFLTAWAIFVPSFVFIFAGAPFIEDLRKNPALSGAMAGIGAAIVGVIANLSFWFALHVMFDHVGRVELFALPPLVDAGPVWPVWSSLHVWSLLLSLLAAIALFAFRIGVVPLLLGAGLAGLAIGSWL
- a CDS encoding glutathione S-transferase N-terminal domain-containing protein; the encoded protein is MSRLSDFPITQKWPPKDPEVIQLYSLPTPNGVKVSIALEELELPYEAHRVSFGTDDQMSPEFLSLNPNNKIPAIIDPHGPDDLPVGLFESGAILLYLAEKAGKLIPNDPIGRYEAIQWVMFQMGGVGPMFGQFGHFYKYAADKVANNPYPVERYKKEVRRLLGVLEGRLRDRKFIMGEDYSAYSIADIAIFPWVRGLSVGYDAADVLGLADFKSVSAWVERCSDRPASVKGFTVPAEA